The window TTATCTGCTCAAAATATTATAATTCAAAACAGGGAATTGAAAGTACCAGCGGTTATAAGGATTTATCCGCCGTTAAAAACGGAAAACTCCTTGAGATTGACAATAACCTTCTTGACAGGCAGGGTCCAAGGCTTGCAGACGGTCTTACACAACTTGCCAAAGCTATACACCCTGAAGCATATAATTGATAAGTGATCAAGACTGTAAGTTTAATAAAGCAGTAAAATCAATTTACATGTGTGGAGCATAACTAGAGGTAACATTATGGTATATGTAGAAAAGAGACCATTTATAAAGTTAATTTTATGTCTGTCATTTATTGGCTTGCTGGCTGCGATTGTTCTTTCAGCCACGTTCGGAGCTGCACATATATCATTTATGGATGCGGTTTTGATTATGTGTTCTAAAATCCCCATTATTGGAAACTATATACCTATCCACAATATAGATGCAGCACATACAATGATTGTATTGAACTTAAGGCTTCCAAGGATCATTCTCTCAGCCCTTGTTGGATCGGCACTTTCAGTAGTGGGTGCAGCACTTCAGGGAATGTTTAAGAATCCCATGGCAGACCCCTATGTTATGGGCATATCATCCGGGGCCTCCCTTGGATCAGCAATTGCCATTGTAGCAGGGCTGGAATACACGTTTTCAGGTATTGGCCTCATAACAATGTTTGCTTTTACCGGGTCTATATTGACAATTATTTGCATTTACAATATCGCAAGGGTGGGTAATAAGATTCCTTCAACCACACTATTGCTGGCAGGGATTGCAATAAACTTTATGCTGTTATCGATGGTCTCTGTTATTATGGTATTTAATCGTGATCAGGTGGAGAAAATAGTATTCTGGGTAATGGGAAGCGTTTCCGCTGCAAGCTGGAATCAAATCGCGTTTCTATTTCCTATGGTATTAATAGGTATCATTGTAATACTGGTATTCTCAAGAGATCTTAATCTTATGTCAACTGGAGAGGAGACTGCAAAAAGCCTTGGAACTGAGGTAGAGAATGTTAAGAAAATACTAATAGTTATTTGTTCAATATTGGTGGCGGCTTCAGTATCGGTCAGCGGTGCGATTGGTTTTGTAGGACTTATCATACCTCATGCCGTCAGATTGTTATCCGGCTCTGACCACAGATCATTGCTCCCATTTTCAGCAGTTGGGGGTGCTTTGTTTATGGTGATTTGCGATACTATTTCGAGAAGTGCTGCTGCTCCCATGGAAATTCCGGTAGGAGCAGTTACTTCCATTTTAGGGTCGCCATATTTTATATATCTGCTGTATAAGAATAAGAAGAAGGTGTTTAGGTGATGAGTGCAAAGAAGCTTATAACCATAGAAAAACTTAATTGGGTTTATGGTCACAATAAGGTGCTTGATGATATAAGCCTTACAATATATGAAGGTGGGGTATATGGAATAATAGGACCTAATGGCTCCGGCAAAACCACTCTTTTAAAGAATATGGCACGGTGCCTTATGCCTGAAAAGGGTTCCATTCACCTAAATGAAAAAGACCTTACTCAGTTTTCCAACAATACGCTGGCAAAGGAAATAGCCTATGTGCCTCAAAGCACAGATATGGAGTTTGAATTCTCCGTTATGGATATGGTTTTGATGGGGAGAAGCCCATACATAAAAAGGTTTCAATCT of the Pseudobacteroides sp. genome contains:
- a CDS encoding FecCD family ABC transporter permease, which gives rise to MVYVEKRPFIKLILCLSFIGLLAAIVLSATFGAAHISFMDAVLIMCSKIPIIGNYIPIHNIDAAHTMIVLNLRLPRIILSALVGSALSVVGAALQGMFKNPMADPYVMGISSGASLGSAIAIVAGLEYTFSGIGLITMFAFTGSILTIICIYNIARVGNKIPSTTLLLAGIAINFMLLSMVSVIMVFNRDQVEKIVFWVMGSVSAASWNQIAFLFPMVLIGIIVILVFSRDLNLMSTGEETAKSLGTEVENVKKILIVICSILVAASVSVSGAIGFVGLIIPHAVRLLSGSDHRSLLPFSAVGGALFMVICDTISRSAAAPMEIPVGAVTSILGSPYFIYLLYKNKKKVFR